The Arcobacter roscoffensis genome segment TTTTTCCTTCTACCATTTAACTTCGAATTTTTTTCTTAAATATATTGCAAGTGCATTTAGTGAAATAAGTACCGATAAAAGTACCATAATACCTGCTGCTGTTTTTTCTATATACATTTTTTCTGGCATACCTGCCCATGTGAATAACTGTGCTGGCATAACTGTTGCTGCATCTGTAACCATACTTGGAGCATCTGGAATAAATGCAATCATACCAATAATAATCAATGGTGCAGTCTCACCCATAGCTTGTGCTAAACCAATAATAGAACCTGTTAAAACCCCAGGGAATGCAAGAGGTAAAACATGGTCTCTTGTAACTTCTATCTTTGTAAGACCAAGTCCATAACCAGCTTGTCTAATACTATCTGGAACTGCTCTTAAAGCTGCTCTTGAACTTACAATAATAATTGGTAAGGTCATAAGTGCTAGTGTTAAACCACCAACTAAGGGTGAACTTCTTGGCATCCCAAAAAGGTTGATAAAAATAGCAAGCCCTAAAAGACCAAATAAAATTGAAGGAATTGCCGCAAGGTTATTGATATTTACTTCAATAAATCGTGTAAATTTATTATCATCTGCAAACTCTTCTAAGTAAATAGCTGTCATAACCCCAATTGGGAAAGCAACTAGCATTGTGATCATTAGTGTTAAAACAGAACCAACCATAGCAGAGAATAAACCTGCATACTCAGGAGTTTTAGAATCCCCTTGTGTAAAGAAAATTGAGTTGAATTTAAGTTCAACTAAACCCTGTGCTTTCATATCATCAACTAAAGCTCTATCTTTTCTTTTTAATCTATAGTGATGTTCTTTAATATACTGATCAACTTGATCATCAGCTAAAACCCATTGAGTCTTTTTTGTGTTAAGAAGTGTAGGGTCATTTTTAATTATTAAAGGTAATTCTCTAAGCCAAGCTCTTGAGATGATATTTCTATATTTTCTATCAACAGCTTTTCTATAATCTTTTACAGCCTCTTCACTATAGTTTACTTCAACTTTTACATAAGTTACGTTAAAAGCAGGAATACCTTTTCCAATAATATCAAATAAAAAGAATGCCAAAAATGCAATAGAGAAGACTAATGAAGTTAAAGTAAACTTTTTAAATCTTCCTGCACTTGCGTGTCTTTTCTTTAACGATGGATCGTAAAATGGGTTTTCTTTTTGTTTTTGTTTATCTTTTTTACTAATCATAATGTGTTCACTTTATATTTTTCTTTGAATTTTCTAATTAATGACAATGAAATCATATTTAAAACTAATGTAACAATAAATAGTATTAAACCTAAGGCAAATGCTGATAATGTTTCAGGAGAATTAAATTCAAAATCACCAACTAATGAGTTTACAATTGTAACTGTAACCGTAGTCATATCTTCAAGTGGATTCCATGATAAGTTTGGTCTAAGACCTGCTGCCATAACAACAATCATAGTTTCACCTAAAGCTTTTGAAAGTCCTAGAAGTGAAGCTGAAATAATACCTGGCATGGCAGATGGTAAAACGATATTTTTAATAACTTCACCATGTGTCATACCTAAACCATAAGCAGCTTTTCTTTGAGAATCAGGAACTGATCTAATAACATCATCTGAAAGTGATGATATAACAGGAATGATCATAATCCCCATTACGATACCAGATGCTAAGGCTGAGTTAAAAGTAGCTTCTAGACCTACAGTATTTGCTGCTTTAACAATAAAAGGAGCTACTGTAATTGCTGCGAAGAAACCATAAACAACTGTAGGAATACCTGCAAGTACTTCTAAGATAGGCTTTAAATAGTCTCTTAATTTCGGGCTTGCATATTCACTCATGTAAACAGCAGATCCTAAACCAATAGGTATAGCAACACTAAGTGCAATAATAGTAATTACAAATGTACCTGCAAAAATTGGTACTGCACCAAATTTACTTCCTACAACTCCAGGTGTCCATTCACTTCCTGTAATGAAGTACCAAAAACTTCTCATTTGGAAAAATTCAATTGCTTCAAAAAGAATTGAAAATAAAATACCAAATGTAGTTAAAATTGCAATAACAGAAGCTGTGATTAATGCTAATTTAATTAGCTTTTCAATAACTTCCGTTTTTTTGTTCTTAGATTCAAAAGTGCTCAAATAATTGCCTTTTTGTATAAAATTTGAGCAGATTATAATTAAAGATGGTTACACAATGGTTACAAGGTTTAAATAGAGGCGCAAAGTGGGAAGTTGTATTTTTTTGAGTGTTTTTTCAAAAGGCTAATTGTATAGTCGAAGTTTTGTATTTTTGACTTTTCTGATACTTCAATTATAGCACAAGAGGTTGATAATAGATGAAATTTTCTTTTTTGATCAAATCTGTCTTTTGTAATAATGTAGCCATTTTTTTTATCAGAACTATTATAAAGATTTTTCACGCTATCTTTAAACTCTTTTAATACATTATTTGTAAGTTCAAATAAATCTTCAAAACTTTTGTTTTTTGCACCAATAAAGAAATCATCTCCTCCAATATGAGCGATAAAAAAATCATTTGAGTATTTCTTCTGAATTAATTCAGAGAAAATCAAAATAGCTCTATCCCCTTGTCTAAAACCATAATAGTCATTAAAAGGCTTGAAGTCATTAAAATCAAAATAAAGCATATGTGAAATATGAGAGCTTTTATTTTGAGAAGCCTCATATATAAAGTTTTCTATTTGTTGATTTCCAGGTAACTTAGTAAGAGGATTTTGATTTGATGCTATTTCAATATTTCTTTTGTGTGATAATTCAAGTAAAGAATTTAAGCCAATAAAGCCTTTATATTTATTTGCATTGGTAATAAATATACCCATAGATTCTTTTGAATTATGATTAAATCTATCTAAAGTTTTATCAATACCCCAAGATGACTCAACTGAGACTACTTCTTTTATATATTTTTTTAATGTTGAAGATATGTTTTTATTTTTAGCTAGTGATAATCCATATTGTGAATAAGATATTTTTTTTATATCAATTTCATAAATCACACCAAGTAGATTTTTATAATCATCAATTATTGGAACAAAGATATTTTTAGTTTGATTTTTAAAATAAACAAATAAATCATGTAGGGAGCTATTTATATTTAAAGGTTCTATATTTTCAATATATTTTTTTTCTATTATGTGAATTGTATCGTTTCTTTTATCATTATGTATTAAGTCAATAATCTTTTTATACATAGGCTTTATTTCATTTGTTTTTACAGTAGGCTTTTGAACTAAGTATCCTTGAATAAAATCAACACCCATATCTTTACAAGTTAAGAATTCATTTTTAGTTTCAACACCTTCTGCTATGACTTTCATTCCCATTACATGAGCCATTTCTACAATTGAGCTACAAAATAGTTTTTTCTTTGAGTCTGTATCAATATTTGATACAAAAAATCTATCAAGTTTTATAATATCTGCCTCTGAAAAATATAGAAGTTTTAAGCCAGAAACACCAATTCCAAAATCATCAATTGCTAATTGGTATCCACTTTTTTTATAAGTCTGTAACATGCTTGATAGAGCACTTTGTTCTATAGTTGTACCTTTTTCACTTAGCTCAAAACAAACTGTACTTTTTGTTAAATTATACTTTTCAAGTATCTTTGAAGTATTACCTGATCTATAAGTTTTGTTATAAATTATTCGGTTATCTAGATTATAAAATAGTCTTAAATTTTCCACCTCAATTTGTGAAAACTTGCTAATTGCTTTTTCTCTTAGTATTAAATCTAGCTCATATATAATATCTTCTTGAAAAGCCATATCAAAAAGCTCTTGAATTGAGTTTACATATTCAGTATCATTTACATTTCTAAGTAAGGCTTCAACAGCAAAAGTTTTACCTGTATGAGCATGAATGATTGGTTGAAAGGCATAATCTAACCTTCTTAAAATTGTATTCCATTTTTTTGTCATTTTTTAATCCAAAGAGAGTTATAAGCTTACTGATAGGCTTTTATCTCTTCGTTCGCGTGAAACAGATAAAAGCCTATGAGTAAAGTTACAAAGAGGAGGGAAGCTTCTCCTCTTTATAATAATTTGTTAGTTTTAATTAGTGTTTTTTTAATGCGTCTAAAGTTAATTTTTCTCTTTTTGAAACAGATGCTCTAATAGCATTTCTTGTAGCATCAGGTAAAGCAATTAGACCGATTTCACCTAAAATTCCATCTTTTCCAATCATTTTTTCACTCATGAATAAATCAACATATTTGTTCATTGCTGGAACTTTTTCAGAGTGAGAATTTTTCACGTAGAAGAATAATGATCTAGATACTGGGTAATCTCCTGATGAAATAGTATCTGGAGTTGGAGCAATACCATTGATTGTTGCACCTTGTAGCATATCATCATTTTCAACTAAGAAAGAGAATCCAAATACACCAAATGCAGATTTGTTTTTATTTAATTTTTGAACGATTAAGTTATCATTTTCACCAGACTCAACATAAGCACCATCTGTTCTAACTACAGAGTATTTTTTATATTTTTTGTTAGCTTTTTTGTCAGCTTTGTAAAGGTTAGTGTATAAAGGCATTTTTTTGAATACTTTTTGCATTACTAACTCTTCAAATGCATCTCTTGTACCAGATGATTTTGGTGGTCCATAAACAATGATTTCTCTATTTGGTAATGAAGCGTCAATATCAGACCATTTTTTGTATGGGTTAGCAATTAATGATTTACCATCTTTTGAAGGTACTTCTTTAGCTACTGCTAATGCTAAGTGTTCTCTTGAAATATCAAAAGGAGCATTTGAGTTAGATTGTGCGAATGCAATACCATCATAACCAATTACAGATTCAGTGATATCAGTAACACCATTTTCTTGACACATTTTAAATTCTTTAGCTTTTATTCTTCTTGAAGCATTAGTAATATCAGGAGTATTTAATCCATTACCAGCACAAAATAGTTTCATACCACCACCTGAACCAGTTGATTCAACTACTGGAGTTGGGTATTTAGTTGTAGCACCTAATTCTTCAGCAACTGATGATGCGAATGGATATACAGTAGATGAACCTACGATTTTGATTTGATCTCTAGCACTTAAACTAGTAACTAATAATGCACTTGCCCCTAAAGCTAAAAGTGTTTTTTTCATGTTTATTTTCTCCGTTAAATAAATTTTATGGTGAAAGTATAATATGAGTAGGTTACATTTTGGTTACTATTTAACTAAGTGAAAAAAAGAGAGGAACATATCGTTTATAATAAAGGTATATGAAAATAAAAAGTATTTAAAATTAGTTTACTAAAGAGAATTTTTCTTGGAACTCTTTAAGTGCTCTAACAAAAAGTTCATCACAATCAGTTGGTCTATAAAGTACAGCTTCAACCCAAATGTCATTTTCTTGAATTTTACAGAAATCTATTACTTCATAAGTATGATTGTTTTTGTAGTGTTTGTAAATTGTATTTTTTGAGATATTCATATTAAGAAAAAAACAAATGGATTATAATCCATTTGCTTCAATAAGTTTTGTTTGATGATCAGCAATAAGAGGATCAATTACTTCATCAAACAATCCATCATTCATTATTGCATCCAGTCTATATAAAGTAAGATTTATTCTATGGTCGCTAATTCTTCCTTGTGGATAATTATAAGTTCTAATTCTTCCACTTCTATCTCCTGTACCAACTTGTTCTTTTCTGTTGGCACCTTCAGCTTGCATTTTCTCACTCATTTGCACATCATAAAGTCTAGCTTTTAAAACTTTCATAGCTTTGTCTTTATTTTTGTGTTGAGACTTTTGATCTTGGTTTGTTACAACAAGACCAGTTGGAATATGTGTAATTCTTACAGCCGAGTCTGTAGTATTTACAGATTGACCACCATTTCCACTAGCTCTCATTACATCAATTTTTAAATCATTTGGATCAATTTGAACATCAACATCATCAACTTCAGGCATTACAGCTACAGTAATAGCAGATGTATGGACACGGCCTTGAGACTCTGTTGCAGGTACTCTTTGAACTCTGTGTGTACCACCTTCAAATTTTAACTTTGAAAATACATGGTCACCTTTTACCAAAATTACAATCTCTTTATATCCACCTGATTCACTCTCTGAAGAGTTCATGATTTCAACTTTCCAATTGTTATTTTCTGCATATCTTAAGTAAGCTCTAAATAAGTCACCAACAAAGATAGCTGCTTCATCACCACCTGTTCCTGCTCTTAACTCTAAATAAATATTTTTATCATCATTAGGATCTTTAGGAATCATTAAAAATTTAATTTCTTCCTCAAGCACAGGTTTTTTTGATTCAAGTTCTTTAAGTTCTTCTTTTGCAAGTTCACCTAATTCATCATCATCTAAAAGCATTTTATTCTCATCAATATCTTCTAATACTTGAATATATTCTTGAGCTTTTTTAACTATTGGTTCGATGTTTGACTGCTCTTTTGAAAGTTCAGTCATTTTTTTAATATCACTAGTAATATCAGGAGAGATTAACAGATCATTAATCTCATTGTACCTATTAATAAAGGGTTGTAATTTTTCTTGAGTCATATTTACCTATATTCTTTTAACTGTTGACTATAAATTATATAGCGTTAACTTTAGTTTGTAATCTAGAAACTTTTCTAGCAGCATTACCTTTTTTAAGGATACCTTTAGATACACAATGGTGGATGTATTTGTTTGCAGTAGCCATTGCAGTAGTTGCAGCTTCTTTGTCAGCAGCTTCAACAGCAGCTAATACAGCTTTGATTACGTTTTTAATTCTTGTTTTGTAGAATCTGTTTCTTTCAGTTCTAACCTTAGTTTGTCTAGCTCTTTTCTCAGCAGATTTATGATTTGCCATTTTATTTAACCTCTTTGTAAAATTTTTAAGGGTAGAATGTTATCTAAAATAACTTAAACTTAGTTTAATTTTAGGAAGATTTAATGAAGCTATTTGGAACTGATGGTGTTAGAGGTAAGGCTGGTGAGTTTTTAGATGCAATGACTGTACTTAAATTAGCAAAAGCTGCAGGTATCTATTTTAGAAAGCATTCAACAACTAAAAAAATTCTTGTAGGAAAAGATACAAGAAGAAGTGGTTATATGATTGAAAATGCTTTAGTATCAGGATTAACTGCTGTAGGTTATGATGTAATTCAAATTGGTCCTATGCCAACTCCTGCTATTGCATACTTAACTGAATCAATGAGATGTGATGCCGGTATTATGATATCAGCTTCTCACAATCCTTATGAAGATAATGGTATCAAGTTTTTTGATAATCACGGTAACAAACTTAGTGTATCTTGTGAGAAAAAAATAGAAGAGATTTTTAACAATCAAGAAATTATGATCAGTGAGCAAGTAACAGGAAGGAATATCGGTTCTTCTAAAAGAATTGATGATGTAATTGGAAGATATATTGTTTCAATTAAAAGCTCATTCCCTACTGATTTAAACCTTAGTGGTTTAAGAATTGTTCTTGACTGTGCAAATGGTGCTGCTTATAAAGTTGGCCCTACAATTTTAGAAGAATTAGGTGCTGATGTAATTACTATAAATGATAAACCAAATGGTTACAATATTAATGAAGATTGTGGAGCAATGCATCCTGAAAATGTTGGAAAATTAGTAAGAGAATATAGAGCTGATATTGGTCTTGCACTTGATGGTGATGCAGATAGATTAGTTGTTATAGATGAAAATGGTGATGTTGTTGATGGTGATAAATTAATAGGTGCTTTATGTAAATTTTTAAATGATGAAAAGTTATTAAAAGGTAAAGCATGTGTTGCTACTATTATGTCAAATAAAGCTTTAGAAGATTATCTAGCAAAAGATGATATAGAACTTCATAGATCAAATGTTGGGGACAAATATGTTCTTGAAACTATGAATGCTGAAAATATAAACTTTGGTGGTGAACAAAGTGGACATATTATTTTTGCAGATGCTGCAAAAACAGGAGATGGCTTAGCTTCGGCACTTCAAGTTTTAGCATTAGTGCTAAAATCAGGTAAAAATGCAAGTGAAGTTTTAAATCCATTTGATTTATATCCACAATCACAACACAATATGAAAGTTGATGAAAAAATACCTTTAGAAGAAATTAAAGGTTATGCAGAACTAATCTCTAAAATGAAAGAAAAAGGTTTAAGAGAAGTAGTAAGATACTCAGGAACTGAGAATAAGATCAGACTACTTTTAGAAGGGAAAGACAAAAAAGTAGTTGAAGAGGAAATGGAAGAATTAATTGCATTCTTCAAAAAGGCACTATGAAAAAAAAGTTTAATATAACTTTAATAATATTTGCTTTCATCTTTGTAATTGATCAAGTTGTTAAATATGGTTTTGTAAACTTTGATTGGGATGTAGAAGGTCCTATTATGTCTTTGCAACTTGCATACAATTACGGAGTTGCTTTTTCAATGTTTGCTTTTTTAGCTGAGTATTTAAAATATATTCAGCTTTTAATTTTAGCAGGTGCTACAATATACCTTTTAAAAAATAAGGATGTTTTTAATGACTACTATATTGCAATTGCACTCATTTACGCAGGAGGACTATCTAATATTTTAGATAGGTTTACTTATGGGGCTGTTGTTGATTATTTTTATTGGCATTATGGCTTTGAATTTGCTATATTTAATCTTGCTGATGTGATTATCAATTTAGGTGTAGCTATTGTAATATTTATTCAAATTAAAAAAGCAAGAGAAGAGAAAAAACAAAAAGAGTTAAGTTCTTAATATTTGGGAGCTTAAAATAAATTTAGATATAATCGCAAAAAATTATATAAATAAAGTATAGGAAGAGTACAAGATGGGTCAAACGATTACAGAAAAAATTTTTAGTGAACACGTAGGAAGAGAAGTAAAAGCTGGAGAGATTGTAAGAAGTCCAATTGATATGGTAATTGGTAATGATATTACAACTCCTATTTCTATTAGAGCATTTGAAGAAAGTGGAAGAGAAAAATTAGCTAATCCAGATGGATTTGCTATTGTATTAGACCACTTTATTCCAGCAAAAGATATTGCATCAGCTAACCAAGCTAAAATCTCTAGAGATTTTGCAATGAAACATGATTTAAAACACTTCTTTGATGAAAAAGATATGGGTATTGAGCATGCATTATTACCTGAAAAAGGTTTAGTATTACCTGGTGATGTTATTATTGGTGCAGATTCACATACATGTACACATGGTGGTTTAGGTGCATTTTCAACTGGTATGGGTTCAACTGACATCTCATTTGGTATGATTACAGGTGGTAACTGGTTTAAAATTCCAGAAACAATTAAAGTTGTAATGACAGGAAAACCATCACAATATGTATCTGGAAAAGATATCATTCTTGAAGTTATTAGACAATTAGGTGTTGATGGTGCATTATATCAAGCATTAGAATTTGTTGGTGATACAGTTCAGTACTTAACAATGGATGATAGATTC includes the following:
- a CDS encoding PstS family phosphate ABC transporter substrate-binding protein, with the translated sequence MKKTLLALGASALLVTSLSARDQIKIVGSSTVYPFASSVAEELGATTKYPTPVVESTGSGGGMKLFCAGNGLNTPDITNASRRIKAKEFKMCQENGVTDITESVIGYDGIAFAQSNSNAPFDISREHLALAVAKEVPSKDGKSLIANPYKKWSDIDASLPNREIIVYGPPKSSGTRDAFEELVMQKVFKKMPLYTNLYKADKKANKKYKKYSVVRTDGAYVESGENDNLIVQKLNKNKSAFGVFGFSFLVENDDMLQGATINGIAPTPDTISSGDYPVSRSLFFYVKNSHSEKVPAMNKYVDLFMSEKMIGKDGILGEIGLIALPDATRNAIRASVSKREKLTLDALKKH
- a CDS encoding EAL domain-containing protein, with product MTKKWNTILRRLDYAFQPIIHAHTGKTFAVEALLRNVNDTEYVNSIQELFDMAFQEDIIYELDLILREKAISKFSQIEVENLRLFYNLDNRIIYNKTYRSGNTSKILEKYNLTKSTVCFELSEKGTTIEQSALSSMLQTYKKSGYQLAIDDFGIGVSGLKLLYFSEADIIKLDRFFVSNIDTDSKKKLFCSSIVEMAHVMGMKVIAEGVETKNEFLTCKDMGVDFIQGYLVQKPTVKTNEIKPMYKKIIDLIHNDKRNDTIHIIEKKYIENIEPLNINSSLHDLFVYFKNQTKNIFVPIIDDYKNLLGVIYEIDIKKISYSQYGLSLAKNKNISSTLKKYIKEVVSVESSWGIDKTLDRFNHNSKESMGIFITNANKYKGFIGLNSLLELSHKRNIEIASNQNPLTKLPGNQQIENFIYEASQNKSSHISHMLYFDFNDFKPFNDYYGFRQGDRAILIFSELIQKKYSNDFFIAHIGGDDFFIGAKNKSFEDLFELTNNVLKEFKDSVKNLYNSSDKKNGYIITKDRFDQKRKFHLLSTSCAIIEVSEKSKIQNFDYTISLLKKHSKKYNFPLCASI
- the pstA gene encoding phosphate ABC transporter permease PstA, with the protein product MISKKDKQKQKENPFYDPSLKKRHASAGRFKKFTLTSLVFSIAFLAFFLFDIIGKGIPAFNVTYVKVEVNYSEEAVKDYRKAVDRKYRNIISRAWLRELPLIIKNDPTLLNTKKTQWVLADDQVDQYIKEHHYRLKRKDRALVDDMKAQGLVELKFNSIFFTQGDSKTPEYAGLFSAMVGSVLTLMITMLVAFPIGVMTAIYLEEFADDNKFTRFIEVNINNLAAIPSILFGLLGLAIFINLFGMPRSSPLVGGLTLALMTLPIIIVSSRAALRAVPDSIRQAGYGLGLTKIEVTRDHVLPLAFPGVLTGSIIGLAQAMGETAPLIIIGMIAFIPDAPSMVTDAATVMPAQLFTWAGMPEKMYIEKTAAGIMVLLSVLISLNALAIYLRKKFEVKW
- a CDS encoding DUF1653 domain-containing protein, with the protein product MNISKNTIYKHYKNNHTYEVIDFCKIQENDIWVEAVLYRPTDCDELFVRALKEFQEKFSLVN
- the rpsT gene encoding 30S ribosomal protein S20; the protein is MANHKSAEKRARQTKVRTERNRFYKTRIKNVIKAVLAAVEAADKEAATTAMATANKYIHHCVSKGILKKGNAARKVSRLQTKVNAI
- the prfA gene encoding peptide chain release factor 1, encoding MTQEKLQPFINRYNEINDLLISPDITSDIKKMTELSKEQSNIEPIVKKAQEYIQVLEDIDENKMLLDDDELGELAKEELKELESKKPVLEEEIKFLMIPKDPNDDKNIYLELRAGTGGDEAAIFVGDLFRAYLRYAENNNWKVEIMNSSESESGGYKEIVILVKGDHVFSKLKFEGGTHRVQRVPATESQGRVHTSAITVAVMPEVDDVDVQIDPNDLKIDVMRASGNGGQSVNTTDSAVRITHIPTGLVVTNQDQKSQHKNKDKAMKVLKARLYDVQMSEKMQAEGANRKEQVGTGDRSGRIRTYNYPQGRISDHRINLTLYRLDAIMNDGLFDEVIDPLIADHQTKLIEANGL
- the lspA gene encoding signal peptidase II, coding for MKKKFNITLIIFAFIFVIDQVVKYGFVNFDWDVEGPIMSLQLAYNYGVAFSMFAFLAEYLKYIQLLILAGATIYLLKNKDVFNDYYIAIALIYAGGLSNILDRFTYGAVVDYFYWHYGFEFAIFNLADVIINLGVAIVIFIQIKKAREEKKQKELSS
- the pstC gene encoding phosphate ABC transporter permease subunit PstC, with product MSTFESKNKKTEVIEKLIKLALITASVIAILTTFGILFSILFEAIEFFQMRSFWYFITGSEWTPGVVGSKFGAVPIFAGTFVITIIALSVAIPIGLGSAVYMSEYASPKLRDYLKPILEVLAGIPTVVYGFFAAITVAPFIVKAANTVGLEATFNSALASGIVMGIMIIPVISSLSDDVIRSVPDSQRKAAYGLGMTHGEVIKNIVLPSAMPGIISASLLGLSKALGETMIVVMAAGLRPNLSWNPLEDMTTVTVTIVNSLVGDFEFNSPETLSAFALGLILFIVTLVLNMISLSLIRKFKEKYKVNTL
- the glmM gene encoding phosphoglucosamine mutase yields the protein MKLFGTDGVRGKAGEFLDAMTVLKLAKAAGIYFRKHSTTKKILVGKDTRRSGYMIENALVSGLTAVGYDVIQIGPMPTPAIAYLTESMRCDAGIMISASHNPYEDNGIKFFDNHGNKLSVSCEKKIEEIFNNQEIMISEQVTGRNIGSSKRIDDVIGRYIVSIKSSFPTDLNLSGLRIVLDCANGAAYKVGPTILEELGADVITINDKPNGYNINEDCGAMHPENVGKLVREYRADIGLALDGDADRLVVIDENGDVVDGDKLIGALCKFLNDEKLLKGKACVATIMSNKALEDYLAKDDIELHRSNVGDKYVLETMNAENINFGGEQSGHIIFADAAKTGDGLASALQVLALVLKSGKNASEVLNPFDLYPQSQHNMKVDEKIPLEEIKGYAELISKMKEKGLREVVRYSGTENKIRLLLEGKDKKVVEEEMEELIAFFKKAL